From the genome of Sulfurimonas hongkongensis:
GAAGGAGATTTTTCTTTAGTCGATATCTCACAAGATACTACTGTTGTAGCCGATGAGCTACAACTCTTTACAGATAGTTACAATACACTTATGAGTAACTTGCACGATATGACCTTAAAAGATAAAGAGACTGGTGCTGAGGGGATATTTAACGGAGACTCGTTTGTAAAGTCTATCTCTAGGGACTTAACTAAAACCATCACTTCTCTTAGCTCAGATGGTGATTCTTTGGTAAATTACGGCATAGACTTAGATAGAAATGGTCATATGAGCTTTAGCAAAGCAACTTTAGATGAAAAAATAAAATCAGATCCTGATGGGGTAGAGGAATTTTTTACTGGAAGTATCGACAGTGAGGGAAACAGAGTAGATGGTATTTTTACAACTATAGATGATAAACTAAAAAGTTATACCGGATATGGAAATCAGCTTAGTAATTTTGAAAATAATTTAAAGAGCGAAGCTACAAACTTGTCTAAAAGTCATGCAGCGGCAAAGGCATCACTTGATGCAAGGTATGAAATAATGACAAAAAGATTTACCGCTTATGATGCAATGATAAGTAGGGTTAACTCCCAATTCTCATCCCTTCAAATGATGATAGATGCTGAAACGAAATAAAATTAGATGCTAAACGATAAAAATATCTTAATTACTGGTGGAACAGGTAGTTTTGGAAAAAAATTCACACAAGTAATTTTAAAAAAGTATAAACCAAATAAGATTATAATTTTCTCAAGAGATGAGCTAAAACAGTATGAGATGGCTCAAGAGTTTACACATAGGTGCATGAGGTTTTTTATAGGTGATGTAAGAGATGCAGACAGACTAAAAAAAGCCATGAAAGATGTTGACTATGTTATTCATGCAGCAGCACTCAAGCATGTTCCCATAGCAGAATACAACCCGATGGAGTGTATAAAAACTAACATCAATGGAGCACAAAATGTTATAGATGCTGCTCTTGAAAATAAGGTGCAAAAAATTATAGCACTCTCAACGGACAAAGCGGCAAATCCTGTTAACCTCTATGGTGCAACAAAACTAGCGTCTGATAAACTTTTTGTAGCAGCTAACAACCTAATAGGTACTCAAGATATATCCTTTTCAGTTGTTAGATATGGAAATGTTATAGCTAGCCGAGGTTCAGTCATCCCATACTTTAAAAAACTTTTAGACAATGGTGCTACAAAACTACCTATTACAGATATCAAAATGACAAGATTTTTTATAACTCTTGAAGATGGTGTTAATTTTGTTCTTAGTAGTTTTAGAAGGATGCAAGGTGGAGAGATTTTTATACCTAAAATACCATCTATGAAGATAATAGATCTAGCTAATGCTATGGCACCAAATCTACCAAATGATATAGTAGGTATAAGACCTGGTGAAAAACTGCATGAGATTATGTGCCCTGCGGATGATAGCCATCTAACCCTAGAGTTTGATGATCACTATGTCATTACTCCTACTATTCAGTTTAGTGCAAATAGAGATTTTACTAAAAATTTACTTGGCGAGATAGGGCTAAATGTGCCTCAAGGTTTTGAATATAATTCTGGCAATAATGACTCTTGGCTTAGAGAAGATAGCCTCGTAGAGATTATAAAAGATATCCAATGAATTTTATACCCTACTCAAAACAAGTTATCGAAGATGATGACCTATCTAACTTTATAGAGACTCTAAAGAGTGACTTTTTAACAACTGGATTAAAAGTAAATGAGTTTGAGAGAGAGATCTATGAGATCTCAAATGCAAAGTATTGTGTATCTGTATCAAATGGAACCGCAGCTTTGCACTTGTCCGCTCTAGCACTGCTTTGTGAAGGTGATAGAGTTTTAACTACTCCAAACAGCTTTATCGCAACAGCAAACAGTATTCTTTATGCGAAAGCTACTCCTGTTTTTGTAGATATTTGTGAAGATGGAAGCATAGATTTGGATATGTGTGAGGATATTTTAAAAAAAGACACCTCAATAAAAGCAATATTTGCTGTTTCTTTCTCCGGCAAAATTTTAGATAAAAAAAGACTCAAGCACCTTAAAAACACTTATAATATTAAAATCCTTGAAGACAATGCTCACACAATGGGTGCAAAACTAACATATAGTGATATATCCATTTTTTCATTTCATCCAGTTAAACATATAACTACAGGTGAGGGTGGTGCGGTAGTTACAAATGACAAAGCACTATATGAAAAGATAAAAATGTTAAGAAATCATGGTCAAGATGATAAGCATCAGATGCTAGACTTAGGATTTAACTACCGCCTTAGCGATATCAGCTCTACTCTTGGACTCTCACAGATTAAAAAGCTATACTCTTTCATAGATAAAAGACAGTCCATCGCAAAAAGATATGATAAAGCATTTCAAAATACCATAGTAAAACCGCTCTATAGCTTTACAAAGACTTCACTCTATCATTTGTATGTAGTCAGAATCGACTTTAGCAAACTAGATATTTCTAAAGATGAAGTTATTAAAAAGATGAGAGAAAAAAAGATAGGCGTGCAAGTACACTATAAACCTATAAACAAACAGCCTTACTACAAAAGCCTAGGATATGGAG
Proteins encoded in this window:
- the pseB gene encoding UDP-N-acetylglucosamine 4,6-dehydratase (inverting), giving the protein MLNDKNILITGGTGSFGKKFTQVILKKYKPNKIIIFSRDELKQYEMAQEFTHRCMRFFIGDVRDADRLKKAMKDVDYVIHAAALKHVPIAEYNPMECIKTNINGAQNVIDAALENKVQKIIALSTDKAANPVNLYGATKLASDKLFVAANNLIGTQDISFSVVRYGNVIASRGSVIPYFKKLLDNGATKLPITDIKMTRFFITLEDGVNFVLSSFRRMQGGEIFIPKIPSMKIIDLANAMAPNLPNDIVGIRPGEKLHEIMCPADDSHLTLEFDDHYVITPTIQFSANRDFTKNLLGEIGLNVPQGFEYNSGNNDSWLREDSLVEIIKDIQ
- a CDS encoding aminotransferase class V-fold PLP-dependent enzyme, producing the protein MNFIPYSKQVIEDDDLSNFIETLKSDFLTTGLKVNEFEREIYEISNAKYCVSVSNGTAALHLSALALLCEGDRVLTTPNSFIATANSILYAKATPVFVDICEDGSIDLDMCEDILKKDTSIKAIFAVSFSGKILDKKRLKHLKNTYNIKILEDNAHTMGAKLTYSDISIFSFHPVKHITTGEGGAVVTNDKALYEKIKMLRNHGQDDKHQMLDLGFNYRLSDISSTLGLSQIKKLYSFIDKRQSIAKRYDKAFQNTIVKPLYSFTKTSLYHLYVVRIDFSKLDISKDEVIKKMREKKIGVQVHYKPINKQPYYKSLGYGDEETPMMDRYSKECLSIPCYPTLSEDEQQYVVNSLLEVLNA